From a single Pelmatolapia mariae isolate MD_Pm_ZW linkage group LG20, Pm_UMD_F_2, whole genome shotgun sequence genomic region:
- the ccdc115 gene encoding coiled-coil domain-containing protein 115 isoform X2, with amino-acid sequence MGVSESEEFSLLLDEKLLRFMEQLELLEEKRATFNSLIEQGWFSMSKARYTMGNKQVSALQYASEIEPLVCVQTRTLDNGEVVFTTERCTQTCSKESGKDQRAIEDIGPQEEGVRRRNRPKREIAEKEESKSTSSEKAPAGKRDQNPQQDPLKWFGVLVPQSLKHAQSSFKQVIELSAEIAALQTAVLSARQELKHSLQNKHTPGERLSNSAGQGSRHNTSAESKQEEAEKQLSAKDSQ; translated from the exons ATGGGTGTGTCAGAATCAGAGGAATTTTCTTTGTTACTGGACGAAAAGCTGCTTCGTTTCATGGAGCAGCTGGAGTTACTGGAGGAGAAGCGAGCCACTTTCAACTCTCTCATAGAGCAG GGGTGGTTTTCTATGAGCAAGGCACGATATACGATGGGAAACAAACAAGTCTCTGCGCTTCAGTATGCGAGTGAGATTGAGCCACTAGTCTGTGTTCAAACTAG GACACTGGACAATGGTGAGGTGGTATTCACCACTGAAAGATGTACACAAACGTGTAGTAAAGAGTCTGGAAAAGATCAGAGAGCTATAGAGGATATAGGACCTCAAGAAGAAG GTGTCAGGAGAAGAAACAGACCAAAAAGAGAGATCGCAGAAAAAGAGGAAAGCAAGAGCACAAGTAGCGAGAAAGCTCCAGCTGGAAAACGTGACCAGAATCCTCAGCAAGACCCACTGAAGTGGTTTGGCGTTTTGGTGCCACAGTCTCTAAAACATGCACAATCATCTTTCAAGCAAG TAATAGAACTGTCTGCTGAGATCGCAGCACTCCAGACTGCAGTTTTGAGCGCCAGACAGGAGCTGAAACACAGCTTGCAAAACAAGCACACTCCAGGGGAAAGGCTCAGCAACTCAGCTGGACAAGGTAGCAGACATAATACTTCTGCTGAGTCAAAGCAGGAGGAGGCTGAAAAACAGCTTTCAGCCAAGGACAGTCAGTAG
- the ccdc115 gene encoding coiled-coil domain-containing protein 115 isoform X1, with translation MGVSESEEFSLLLDEKLLRFMEQLELLEEKRATFNSLIEQGWFSMSKARYTMGNKQVSALQYASEIEPLVCVQTRTLDNGEVVFTTERCTQTCSKESGKDQRAIEDIGPQEEEGVRRRNRPKREIAEKEESKSTSSEKAPAGKRDQNPQQDPLKWFGVLVPQSLKHAQSSFKQVIELSAEIAALQTAVLSARQELKHSLQNKHTPGERLSNSAGQGSRHNTSAESKQEEAEKQLSAKDSQ, from the exons ATGGGTGTGTCAGAATCAGAGGAATTTTCTTTGTTACTGGACGAAAAGCTGCTTCGTTTCATGGAGCAGCTGGAGTTACTGGAGGAGAAGCGAGCCACTTTCAACTCTCTCATAGAGCAG GGGTGGTTTTCTATGAGCAAGGCACGATATACGATGGGAAACAAACAAGTCTCTGCGCTTCAGTATGCGAGTGAGATTGAGCCACTAGTCTGTGTTCAAACTAG GACACTGGACAATGGTGAGGTGGTATTCACCACTGAAAGATGTACACAAACGTGTAGTAAAGAGTCTGGAAAAGATCAGAGAGCTATAGAGGATATAGGACCTCAAGAAGAAG AAGGTGTCAGGAGAAGAAACAGACCAAAAAGAGAGATCGCAGAAAAAGAGGAAAGCAAGAGCACAAGTAGCGAGAAAGCTCCAGCTGGAAAACGTGACCAGAATCCTCAGCAAGACCCACTGAAGTGGTTTGGCGTTTTGGTGCCACAGTCTCTAAAACATGCACAATCATCTTTCAAGCAAG TAATAGAACTGTCTGCTGAGATCGCAGCACTCCAGACTGCAGTTTTGAGCGCCAGACAGGAGCTGAAACACAGCTTGCAAAACAAGCACACTCCAGGGGAAAGGCTCAGCAACTCAGCTGGACAAGGTAGCAGACATAATACTTCTGCTGAGTCAAAGCAGGAGGAGGCTGAAAAACAGCTTTCAGCCAAGGACAGTCAGTAG
- the ebp gene encoding 3-beta-hydroxysteroid-Delta(8),Delta(7)-isomerase — protein sequence MDSSKASHHPYWPRDLSIPNYVANDRSMSEILVFLFSVSGLFMLVTWLITGQATSRLGAWRRLAVCWFAVCGFIHCVIEGWFSLYYDIIPGDQRFLSQLWKEYCKGDSRYAIADNFTVCMETVTAWLWGPFSFWAVYAFLTNKPYRFLLQLIISVGQAYGAVLYFFTEHRDGYAHSELGHPIYFWFYFVFMNTLWIVIPLALILDAWKHLSAAQRQTDSTKSQKNKKN from the exons ATGGACTCCTCTAAAGCATCTCATCACCCTTACTGGCCACGGGACCTTTCAATTCCCAACTACGTGGCCAACGATCGATCGATGTCAGAGATTCTggtgtttctgttttctgtgtctGGGCTGTTTATGCTGGTGACCTGGCTGATCACCGGCCAGGCCACCAGCAGGCTGGGCGCATGGAGGCGCCTGGCTGTGTGCTGGTTTGCTGTTTGTGGCTTCATCCATTGTGTAATCGAGGGCTGGTTCTCGCTATATTATGATATAATTCCAGGAGATCAGCGCTTTCTGTCACAGCTAT GGAAAGAGTACTGCAAGGGAGACAGTCGATATGCAAT TGCTGATAACTTTACTGTTTGTATGGAGACTGTGACTGCTTGGTTGTGGGGGCCATTCAGTTTTTGGGCTGTTTATGCCTTTTTAACCAATAAGCCCTACAGATTTCTCCTGCAGCTCATCATTTCAGTAG GCCAGGCATATGGAGCGGTACTCTACTTCTTCACAGAGCACAGAGATGGCTATGCCCACAGCGAGCTGGGACATCCAATCTACTTCTGGTTCTACTTTGTGTTTATGAATACCCTGTGGATCGTCATACCGCTGGCGCTTATTTTGGATGCATGGAAACATCTGTCAGCAGCCCAGAGGCAAACGGACAGCACAAAGTCGCAGAAGAATAAGAAGAACtga
- the fkbpl gene encoding FK506-binding protein-like isoform X2, producing MEPDYPLETLHTESDHDSVYNTSWVSVCPRGLWKVHQKQLNNGSQQTASDSGDVTLSSSNCPRLGSLCRVRVHLKANNDEAENVACEKTGEKLPAQPDLFTAELTESGTTPFVRCKDSVLQVPLGDWTTLRLGDGQCDITEACLEGMRAGEKCEIQLSPLETGPDAAVPHPSDESLPFFATVELQAFTPGKESWEMSPGEKWEWVKSHKDTGGVRFRSEDLWGAADSYSKAMKLVITLCNHVRDVAKKGWEYEAEEQREATLETLYPSAEELNKMKADLHSNLSLCQLKLNQPERANANAAKATQLEPGCAKAWYRLGKACQIVNELEEAKQAFRKLLELQPEMPAALKALKDIASREKATNAQLGLRLSKMFS from the exons ATGGAGCCCGATTACCCTCTAGAAACACTACATACTGAAAGTGATCATGATAGCGTTTACAACACCTCCTGGGTCTCTGTGTGTCCCCGAGGCCTCTGGAAGGTCCACCAAAAGCAACTAAACAACGGGAGTCAGCAGACGGCTTCTGATTCAGGAGATGTAACAC TTTCATCAAGTAATTGTCCAAGGTTGGGTTCGCTGTGTAGAGTCCGAGTGCATCTCAAAGCTAACAATGATGAAGCAGAGAATGTAGCATGTGAAAAAACAGGTGAGAAGCTGCCAGCCCAGCCTGATCTGTTCACCGCTGAACTTACTGAATCTGGTACCACACCCTTTGTGAGgtgtaaagactctgtgctgCAGGTCCCACTGGGTGACTGGACAACACTGAGGCTAGGGGATGGTCAATGTGATATCACAGAGGCGTGTTTGGAGGGAATGAGAGCTGGGGAGAAATGTGAG ATACAACTTTCTCCTTTGGAAACTGGACCAGATGCTGCTGTTCCCCACCCCTCAGATGAAAGCCTTCCCTTTTTTGCCACAGTGGAATTGCAAGCTTTCACACCAGGCAAGGAATCCTGGGAGATGTCTCCTGGTGAAAAATGGGAATGGGTCAAGTCACACAAGGACACAGGCGGAGTGAGATTCAGGAGCGAGGATTTGTGGGGGGCCGCGGACAGCTACAGCAAGGCCATGAAACTAGTCATCACTCTCTGTAATCACGTTAGAGATGTGGCGAAAAAGGGATGGGAGTATGAAGCTGAGGAGCAGAGAGAAGCAACTCTTGAAACACTTTATCCTTCAGCTGAAGAACTcaacaaaatgaaagctgaCCTCCACTCAAACTTGTCCCTGTGCCAGCTAAAACTGAACCAACCAGAGCGGGCTAACGCCAATGCTGCTAAAGCCACTCAGCTGGAACCCGGCTGTGCCAAAGCCTGGTACCGGCTGGGGAAAGCATGCCAGATTGTGAATGAATTGGAAGAGGCCAAACAGGCATTTAGGAAACTGCTGGAGCTGCAGCCAGAAATGCCTGCTGCTCTGAAAGCGCTTAAAGATATTGCAAGTAGAGAGAAAGCAACAAATGCACAGCTGGGACTGAGACTAAGCAAAATGTTCAGCTAA
- the fkbpl gene encoding FK506-binding protein-like isoform X1, translating into MEPDYPLETLHTESDHDSVYNTSWVSVCPRGLWKVHQKQLNNGSQQTASDSGDVTPVSSSNCPRLGSLCRVRVHLKANNDEAENVACEKTGEKLPAQPDLFTAELTESGTTPFVRCKDSVLQVPLGDWTTLRLGDGQCDITEACLEGMRAGEKCEIQLSPLETGPDAAVPHPSDESLPFFATVELQAFTPGKESWEMSPGEKWEWVKSHKDTGGVRFRSEDLWGAADSYSKAMKLVITLCNHVRDVAKKGWEYEAEEQREATLETLYPSAEELNKMKADLHSNLSLCQLKLNQPERANANAAKATQLEPGCAKAWYRLGKACQIVNELEEAKQAFRKLLELQPEMPAALKALKDIASREKATNAQLGLRLSKMFS; encoded by the exons ATGGAGCCCGATTACCCTCTAGAAACACTACATACTGAAAGTGATCATGATAGCGTTTACAACACCTCCTGGGTCTCTGTGTGTCCCCGAGGCCTCTGGAAGGTCCACCAAAAGCAACTAAACAACGGGAGTCAGCAGACGGCTTCTGATTCAGGAGATGTAACAC CAGTTTCATCAAGTAATTGTCCAAGGTTGGGTTCGCTGTGTAGAGTCCGAGTGCATCTCAAAGCTAACAATGATGAAGCAGAGAATGTAGCATGTGAAAAAACAGGTGAGAAGCTGCCAGCCCAGCCTGATCTGTTCACCGCTGAACTTACTGAATCTGGTACCACACCCTTTGTGAGgtgtaaagactctgtgctgCAGGTCCCACTGGGTGACTGGACAACACTGAGGCTAGGGGATGGTCAATGTGATATCACAGAGGCGTGTTTGGAGGGAATGAGAGCTGGGGAGAAATGTGAG ATACAACTTTCTCCTTTGGAAACTGGACCAGATGCTGCTGTTCCCCACCCCTCAGATGAAAGCCTTCCCTTTTTTGCCACAGTGGAATTGCAAGCTTTCACACCAGGCAAGGAATCCTGGGAGATGTCTCCTGGTGAAAAATGGGAATGGGTCAAGTCACACAAGGACACAGGCGGAGTGAGATTCAGGAGCGAGGATTTGTGGGGGGCCGCGGACAGCTACAGCAAGGCCATGAAACTAGTCATCACTCTCTGTAATCACGTTAGAGATGTGGCGAAAAAGGGATGGGAGTATGAAGCTGAGGAGCAGAGAGAAGCAACTCTTGAAACACTTTATCCTTCAGCTGAAGAACTcaacaaaatgaaagctgaCCTCCACTCAAACTTGTCCCTGTGCCAGCTAAAACTGAACCAACCAGAGCGGGCTAACGCCAATGCTGCTAAAGCCACTCAGCTGGAACCCGGCTGTGCCAAAGCCTGGTACCGGCTGGGGAAAGCATGCCAGATTGTGAATGAATTGGAAGAGGCCAAACAGGCATTTAGGAAACTGCTGGAGCTGCAGCCAGAAATGCCTGCTGCTCTGAAAGCGCTTAAAGATATTGCAAGTAGAGAGAAAGCAACAAATGCACAGCTGGGACTGAGACTAAGCAAAATGTTCAGCTAA